A portion of the Thermotoga sp. SG1 genome contains these proteins:
- a CDS encoding cytochrome b5 domain-containing protein, whose translation MKALMVFLLLAVTMIFSIDPKIIEESIPSYPLISYQTLKQNDGKNGKVWVAVGGFVYDLTESDAWYKGTHMGQHDAGEELTYEILKQSPHGLVKLDGKKIVGILAFTMDDLKKFNEKNGNKAYVAVNGIVYDVTHSKAWRNGEHMGRHSAGSELTHEILKLSPHGLSKLSNVYPVGVLVFTLDDLKKLLRKERKESLRSS comes from the coding sequence ATGAAGGCTTTGATGGTGTTTCTTCTACTGGCAGTTACCATGATCTTTTCCATTGACCCAAAAATTATTGAAGAGAGTATCCCGAGTTATCCATTGATATCCTATCAGACTTTGAAGCAAAACGATGGTAAGAACGGAAAAGTGTGGGTAGCCGTAGGAGGTTTTGTTTATGATCTTACCGAATCAGATGCCTGGTATAAAGGTACACACATGGGGCAGCACGATGCCGGGGAGGAACTAACCTACGAAATTTTGAAACAGTCACCTCATGGTCTGGTTAAACTGGATGGAAAGAAAATCGTAGGAATCCTTGCGTTCACAATGGATGATCTCAAAAAATTCAATGAAAAAAACGGAAACAAAGCGTACGTTGCAGTGAACGGAATAGTCTACGATGTGACACATTCAAAGGCATGGAGAAACGGTGAACACATGGGACGGCACAGTGCAGGCTCTGAACTCACGCACGAGATCTTGAAGCTTTCTCCGCACGGTCTTTCTAAGCTTTCCAACGTCTATCCTGTGGGTGTTCTGGTGTTCACCCTGGATGATTTGAAAAAATTACTCCGGAAAGAACGGAAAGAAAGCCTACGTAGCAGTTGA
- a CDS encoding radical SAM protein — translation MGFNPIERSKKIESIVMKGGKRKYYRFRYSLYYGGIVTADSVGCNLLCAYCWNYFKNIRPEKVGDFFSPEEVAEKLVEISRKRRCGLFRISGAEPILGRKSAEHTREVMKLVKGTFILETNGILFGYDPSLVDLFADLDVLVRVNVKGWDEESFERITGADGRYFYYQLKALENLYGKVRFWIAIMYDLFGEEGLSELKKKLPVPCRMEKEYLEPYPFVVENLRRKGFL, via the coding sequence GTGGGATTCAATCCAATTGAAAGATCGAAAAAAATAGAAAGTATTGTGATGAAAGGCGGAAAGAGAAAATACTACAGGTTCAGGTACTCTCTGTACTACGGTGGGATTGTAACAGCGGACTCTGTTGGGTGTAACCTGCTCTGTGCCTACTGCTGGAACTATTTCAAGAACATAAGGCCAGAGAAGGTAGGAGATTTCTTCTCGCCAGAAGAGGTGGCAGAAAAACTCGTGGAGATCTCAAGAAAAAGAAGATGTGGTCTTTTCAGAATTAGTGGAGCAGAGCCGATTCTTGGAAGAAAATCAGCAGAACACACAAGAGAAGTGATGAAACTTGTGAAGGGAACGTTCATCCTGGAGACGAATGGTATCTTGTTTGGCTACGATCCATCACTGGTGGATCTCTTCGCTGATCTTGACGTTCTTGTGAGAGTGAACGTGAAAGGCTGGGACGAAGAGAGTTTTGAGCGGATAACCGGCGCAGATGGGCGGTATTTCTACTATCAATTGAAAGCCCTGGAGAACCTGTATGGAAAGGTGCGTTTCTGGATTGCTATAATGTACGATCTGTTCGGCGAAGAAGGATTGAGTGAACTCAAAAAGAAACTTCCTGTCCCTTGCAGGATGGAAAAGGAGTATCTGGAACCTTATCCTTTCGTTGTGGAGAATTTGAGAAGAAAAGGATTTTTATGA
- a CDS encoding DUF429 domain-containing protein: MYVLVEERKILKIGLMERFLFPGFPVLVDIPIGLPETGERVCDELAQKILSKRAGCVFTVPVRKAVYQKTYEEALRVNRKKQGKGFPVQFWNIVGKVREVDLFLRENPSLVSVISESHPELCFLKLSGRLLASKHTKEGIKQRINVLNKFLTLDVNELKKNGERLKVPLHDLLDAMVLALSGQFSLETIPENPPKDRYGLPMGIKIPVFSEE, translated from the coding sequence GTGTATGTTCTGGTTGAAGAACGCAAAATTTTGAAGATAGGACTCATGGAACGCTTCTTGTTCCCAGGATTTCCTGTGCTTGTAGACATTCCCATTGGACTACCAGAGACCGGTGAGAGAGTGTGTGACGAACTTGCACAGAAGATCCTTTCGAAGCGGGCAGGATGTGTGTTCACCGTGCCTGTCAGAAAAGCGGTTTATCAGAAAACCTACGAAGAGGCCTTGAGGGTCAACAGGAAAAAACAAGGAAAGGGATTTCCCGTTCAGTTCTGGAACATCGTGGGAAAAGTGAGGGAAGTGGATCTTTTCTTGAGAGAAAATCCCTCACTGGTCAGTGTGATCAGTGAGTCCCACCCAGAACTTTGTTTTTTGAAACTTTCTGGAAGACTTCTTGCCTCAAAGCACACAAAAGAAGGAATCAAACAGAGAATAAATGTGCTAAATAAATTCCTCACACTCGATGTGAACGAACTAAAAAAGAATGGGGAAAGACTGAAGGTTCCTCTCCACGATCTTCTCGATGCTATGGTCCTTGCCCTCTCCGGACAGTTTTCACTGGAGACGATTCCAGAAAACCCACCGAAAGATCGCTACGGTCTTCCAATGGGTATCAAAATACCCGTTTTCAGTGAAGAATGA